The following are encoded in a window of Sandaracinaceae bacterium genomic DNA:
- a CDS encoding carboxypeptidase regulatory-like domain-containing protein yields the protein MSRRPHVGRELVFGCTLAACFGVLLPMATAQTRVRVMAETRIDVAAERAGSSVQVLGVLRDDLGQALPHRELHVFTRQLMDDTATPLADTGVFGAETILTDERGEFTLTVAWVGGRFALSCSFVGDEFHLPASVERVVDPTLADVRLRFDLHVTARELDLDLPDAQVRVVAESSQGGEGLALTLRDELGRVHGSATTDAGGHATFQLGDTTEATPGPGRWVVDFPGDTQRAAARAELPIVRLRATVLTATLPTQALDPGESVTLSGTLRDSRGGVAGGAVGVFGDGEHVTTVVTDASGAYRATFDVPRHREGTTWTLEARFAPEAPGPQPSVSPSVALRVTSPWPLDWLWLLLPLGLSVLALLVARRRERRTSQPALRTTALPPGITVGARTHGTHRHDQLAGVILDHQSGAPRAGAIITLSHAASASSGAPELRAESDHEGRFTLSGLPAGEYRLRVQLAGYVGVDQGVSVPHRGEWSDVVVRVESYRARALAVFRRVGRRFVTSERVFETTTNREIPDAAPETHRGQLLALAQQTDRLYYGPVDPEAVDLPPLEHAAAALEQQIQPARLPRDPSD from the coding sequence GTGTCGCGTCGCCCCCACGTCGGGAGAGAGCTGGTGTTCGGGTGCACCCTGGCCGCCTGCTTCGGCGTGCTTCTGCCCATGGCCACGGCCCAGACACGCGTCCGCGTGATGGCCGAGACACGCATCGACGTGGCGGCCGAGCGCGCCGGGAGCAGCGTGCAGGTGCTGGGTGTGCTGCGCGACGACCTGGGCCAAGCCCTGCCCCACCGCGAGCTCCATGTGTTCACGCGGCAGCTGATGGACGACACTGCCACGCCGCTCGCGGACACGGGCGTCTTCGGCGCGGAAACGATCCTGACCGACGAGCGCGGCGAGTTCACGCTGACCGTCGCCTGGGTCGGGGGCCGCTTCGCGCTCTCGTGCAGCTTCGTCGGCGACGAGTTCCACCTGCCCGCGAGCGTGGAACGCGTGGTGGACCCCACCCTGGCCGACGTGCGCCTGCGCTTCGATCTGCACGTGACCGCGCGGGAGCTGGACCTCGACCTGCCGGACGCGCAGGTGCGGGTAGTGGCCGAGTCCAGCCAGGGTGGCGAGGGCCTCGCGCTCACGCTGCGCGACGAGCTGGGCCGTGTACACGGGAGCGCCACCACCGATGCGGGCGGACACGCCACGTTCCAGCTCGGCGACACCACCGAGGCCACGCCCGGTCCGGGTCGCTGGGTGGTGGACTTCCCGGGGGACACCCAGCGCGCGGCGGCGCGGGCAGAGCTGCCCATCGTGCGTCTGCGGGCCACCGTACTCACGGCCACGCTTCCCACGCAGGCCCTCGATCCCGGTGAGTCGGTCACGCTGAGCGGCACGCTGCGCGACTCGCGTGGCGGCGTCGCCGGAGGCGCCGTGGGGGTGTTCGGTGATGGCGAGCACGTCACCACGGTGGTGACCGACGCGAGCGGTGCGTATCGCGCCACGTTCGATGTGCCACGGCATCGCGAAGGCACCACGTGGACGCTCGAGGCGCGCTTCGCCCCCGAGGCCCCCGGACCGCAGCCCAGCGTCTCGCCCAGCGTCGCGCTGCGGGTCACGTCGCCGTGGCCGCTCGACTGGCTGTGGCTCCTGCTGCCGCTCGGTCTCTCGGTGCTCGCGCTGCTCGTCGCGCGTCGCCGCGAGCGCCGCACCAGCCAGCCCGCGCTGCGCACCACCGCGCTTCCGCCCGGCATCACGGTGGGCGCGCGCACCCACGGGACCCACCGCCACGACCAGCTGGCCGGGGTCATCCTGGACCACCAGAGCGGCGCGCCACGTGCCGGCGCCATCATCACGCTGAGCCACGCCGCGAGCGCGAGCAGCGGGGCTCCAGAGCTGCGTGCAGAGAGCGACCACGAAGGCCGCTTCACGCTCAGCGGGCTGCCCGCTGGCGAGTATCGCTTGCGCGTGCAGCTGGCCGGCTACGTGGGCGTGGATCAGGGCGTGAGCGTGCCGCACCGCGGCGAGTGGTCCGACGTGGTGGTGCGGGTGGAGAGCTACCGGGCGCGCGCGCTCGCCGTCTTCCGACGCGTGGGGCGCCGCTTCGTCACGTCCGAGCGCGTGTTCGAGACCACGACCAACCGCGAGATCCCGGACGCAGCACCCGAGACGCACCGCGGGCAGCTGCTCGCGCTGGCGCAGCAGACCGACCGTCTCTACTACGGCCCGGTCGACCCCGAAGCCGTGGATCTCCCGCCGCTCGAGCACGCCGCCGCGGCCCTCGAGCAACAGATCCAGCCAGCGCGGCTCCCCCGCGATCCGAGCGATTGA
- the ftsY gene encoding signal recognition particle-docking protein FtsY — translation MLTTVTVIVVILVVLVAIVLATRKKPELPTGEDSSARELPPRAATPSQRAEIDPTRPSAVTKSDRKSPADSAKKEETKDEPSAAAPVAESAPTPAAERASSKPPAVEPAPAVAAGPAKPSTPPAPPAAATAPGTRQRASEDDRAAIKESLKGTRTGFIARLASVFRRKPEIDPALLDELEEVLISADLGMPTTQKILGALKARLERNELANADAVWAALREEGASILGGASGGLALPSSTPAVILVVGVNGVGKTTTIGKLAARYAEGGKKVLLVAGDTYRAAAVMQLEAWGRRAKCEVAKGKDRADPSAVIFDAIKRGVDEGFDVVICDTAGRLHTKTPLMEEIKKVGRSVEKALGRNADEVLLVLDATTGQNALQQASQFGEALTITGVALTKLDGTAKGGVVLGIVDQHNIPVRFVGVGERMEDLRVFDAESFVEGLFTKPEASELDESAASGEAP, via the coding sequence ATGCTCACAACCGTAACCGTCATCGTGGTGATCCTGGTCGTCTTGGTCGCGATCGTACTCGCGACCCGCAAGAAGCCAGAGCTGCCCACGGGTGAGGACAGCAGCGCGCGGGAGCTTCCGCCCAGGGCCGCCACGCCTTCGCAGCGGGCAGAGATCGACCCGACGCGTCCGTCGGCGGTCACGAAGTCGGACCGCAAGAGCCCGGCAGACTCCGCCAAGAAGGAGGAGACCAAGGACGAGCCCAGCGCCGCGGCCCCCGTGGCAGAGAGCGCCCCCACTCCGGCGGCCGAGCGCGCCAGCAGCAAGCCGCCCGCCGTGGAGCCTGCGCCCGCGGTGGCCGCCGGCCCTGCCAAGCCCTCCACGCCGCCCGCCCCCCCAGCTGCCGCCACAGCGCCGGGCACCCGCCAGCGCGCCTCGGAAGATGACCGCGCGGCCATCAAGGAGAGTCTCAAGGGCACGCGCACGGGCTTCATCGCGCGGCTGGCCAGCGTGTTCCGTCGCAAGCCCGAGATTGACCCGGCCCTGCTGGACGAGCTGGAAGAGGTGCTGATCTCGGCGGACCTCGGCATGCCGACCACCCAGAAGATCCTGGGCGCTCTCAAGGCCCGCCTCGAGCGCAACGAGCTGGCCAACGCGGATGCCGTGTGGGCGGCCCTGCGCGAGGAAGGGGCCAGCATCCTCGGGGGAGCCAGCGGCGGCCTCGCGCTGCCCAGCAGCACCCCGGCGGTGATCTTGGTGGTGGGCGTGAACGGCGTGGGCAAGACCACCACCATCGGCAAGCTGGCGGCGCGCTACGCCGAGGGTGGCAAGAAGGTGCTGTTGGTGGCGGGCGACACGTACCGCGCGGCCGCCGTCATGCAGCTGGAGGCCTGGGGCCGCCGCGCCAAGTGCGAGGTGGCGAAGGGCAAGGACCGCGCCGATCCGAGCGCCGTCATCTTCGACGCCATCAAGCGTGGTGTGGACGAAGGCTTCGATGTGGTGATCTGCGATACCGCGGGCCGGCTGCACACCAAGACGCCGCTCATGGAGGAGATCAAGAAGGTGGGGCGCAGCGTGGAGAAGGCGCTGGGTCGCAACGCCGACGAGGTGCTCTTGGTCCTGGACGCCACCACCGGGCAGAACGCTCTGCAGCAGGCCAGCCAGTTCGGCGAGGCCCTCACCATCACAGGCGTGGCCCTCACCAAGCTGGACGGGACCGCGAAGGGTGGCGTCGTCCTCGGGATCGTCGATCAGCACAACATCCCCGTGCGCTTCGTCGGTGTCGGCGAGCGCATGGAGGACCTCCGAGTCTTCGACGCAGAGAGCTTTGTCGAAGGCCTTTTCACCAAACCCGAAGCGTCGGAGCTCGACGAGAGCGCGGCCTCGGGCGAGGCGCCCTGA
- a CDS encoding outer membrane beta-barrel domain-containing protein, producing MEEIYAVQQIYALRLNRFELAPSAAFVVNDPYVSHPAVGVAMNYWFSNVLAAGVNFLWYQFIDSQESDLNFFLRRSTRLAVPITEWQMGLHLNFTYVPFYGKFNMFREFIFQYDAYIVGGVGLMRTRPVPVIDQAVREFDYDWRVAFNIGLGIRIFLSRYLAIFTEFRNYMYLERYENLDVALGEARNDPDTWLADSNTFTSAATVQVGLTVFFPFTVEYRLPK from the coding sequence GTGGAAGAAATCTACGCCGTCCAGCAGATCTACGCGCTGCGCCTCAACCGCTTCGAGCTGGCCCCGTCGGCGGCGTTCGTCGTGAACGACCCGTACGTCAGCCACCCGGCCGTCGGCGTGGCCATGAACTACTGGTTCTCGAACGTGCTCGCCGCCGGCGTGAACTTCCTCTGGTACCAGTTCATCGACTCGCAGGAGTCGGACCTGAACTTCTTCCTCCGCCGCTCCACGCGCCTCGCGGTGCCCATCACCGAGTGGCAGATGGGCCTGCACCTGAACTTCACGTACGTGCCCTTCTACGGCAAGTTCAACATGTTCCGGGAGTTCATCTTCCAGTACGACGCGTACATCGTCGGCGGCGTGGGCCTCATGCGCACCCGCCCGGTGCCGGTCATCGACCAGGCCGTGCGCGAGTTCGACTACGACTGGCGCGTGGCCTTCAACATCGGCCTCGGTATCCGCATCTTCTTGTCGCGCTACCTCGCGATCTTCACCGAGTTCCGCAACTACATGTACCTCGAGCGCTACGAGAACCTGGACGTCGCCCTCGGCGAAGCCCGCAACGACCCGGACACGTGGCTGGCGGACAGCAACACGTTCACGAGCGCGGCCACGGTGCAGGTCGGCCTCACCGTCTTCTTCCCCTTCACTGTCGAATACAGGTTGCCGAAGTGA
- a CDS encoding outer membrane beta-barrel domain-containing protein: MTNSTLSRASIARPGAALVIALALLTTLAAPSSTAQAQDVQVEGPLAGQPAVRHMRLYREGRLRLMPTFGMTLQNEFTRALLAGAEVSYGLTDWLSIGVWGAYGVVQVDTGLTDQVGARGVTTDRNRLSLPSRQGFNNQIGNINWVTSLQLTFVPLRGKLSFFQKLFVDTDFYIFAGAALVGIEERANIRRDGSASITDGVCGDGAPVAMRDQCLRESQNARANRMTVAPTFGAGLSMYFNDFIGLAIEWRGMPFAWNTSGTDERGPDGLFPDGAINYRDRIRHFNNMVSLGLIIYLPTAPEITD; this comes from the coding sequence ATGACGAACTCCACCCTCTCGCGGGCCTCCATCGCCCGACCCGGTGCGGCGCTCGTAATCGCGCTCGCGCTCCTCACCACGCTGGCCGCGCCGTCCTCGACAGCGCAGGCCCAGGACGTCCAGGTGGAAGGTCCGCTCGCGGGCCAGCCTGCCGTCCGCCACATGCGCCTGTACCGTGAGGGTCGCCTGCGCCTCATGCCCACCTTCGGCATGACGCTGCAGAACGAGTTCACGCGCGCGCTCCTTGCGGGCGCCGAGGTAAGCTACGGCCTCACCGACTGGCTCTCCATCGGTGTCTGGGGCGCCTACGGCGTCGTCCAGGTGGACACGGGCCTCACCGACCAGGTCGGCGCGCGCGGCGTCACCACGGACCGCAACCGCCTCAGCCTCCCCTCGCGCCAGGGCTTCAACAACCAGATCGGCAACATCAACTGGGTCACCTCGCTCCAGCTGACGTTCGTCCCGCTCCGCGGCAAGCTCAGCTTCTTCCAGAAGCTCTTCGTGGACACCGACTTCTACATCTTCGCGGGTGCCGCCCTCGTGGGCATCGAAGAGCGGGCCAACATCCGCCGCGACGGCAGCGCCAGCATCACGGATGGTGTCTGCGGTGACGGCGCGCCGGTCGCCATGCGCGACCAGTGTCTTCGCGAGAGCCAGAACGCGCGCGCCAACCGCATGACGGTGGCTCCCACGTTCGGCGCTGGCCTCTCCATGTACTTCAACGACTTCATCGGTCTGGCCATCGAGTGGCGCGGCATGCCGTTCGCCTGGAACACCTCGGGCACCGATGAGCGTGGTCCGGACGGGCTCTTCCCCGACGGCGCCATCAACTACCGCGACCGCATCCGTCACTTCAACAACATGGTCTCGCTGGGGCTCATCATCTACCTGCCCACCGCTCCCGAGATCACGGACTGA
- a CDS encoding fumarylacetoacetate hydrolase family protein: MRYVRVEFEGKLRDARLDRLVEDRELSVTLLDAPALSGGAPIGSSLTLPLAALRAPLAPGKIVCVGQNYRKHAAELGKPVPEEPLLFLKASSSVIGPGEPIRTPPESERVDHEGELGVVIGKRMVDVRAEDTLAHVFGYVGANDVTARDLQRKDVQFTRAKSFDSFCPIGPFVETDLDPGNVGIRVMVNGALRQDGHTGDMVFPVPELLAYISAVMTLLPGDLVLTGTPAGVGPLVSGDVVQVALSGLGLLTNPVTTRVRQSVIVEG, from the coding sequence ATGCGCTACGTTCGTGTGGAGTTCGAAGGCAAGCTGCGGGACGCCCGCTTGGACCGGCTGGTGGAAGACCGGGAGCTGAGCGTGACGCTGTTGGACGCGCCGGCGCTCTCGGGGGGCGCACCCATCGGGTCGAGCCTGACCCTGCCGCTCGCCGCCCTACGGGCCCCGCTCGCGCCGGGGAAGATCGTGTGTGTGGGCCAGAACTACCGCAAGCACGCGGCGGAGCTGGGCAAGCCCGTGCCCGAAGAGCCGCTGCTGTTCCTGAAGGCGAGCTCGTCCGTGATTGGGCCGGGAGAACCCATTCGCACGCCCCCGGAGAGCGAGCGCGTGGACCACGAGGGTGAGCTGGGCGTGGTGATCGGGAAGCGCATGGTGGACGTGCGTGCCGAGGACACGCTCGCGCACGTGTTCGGGTACGTGGGCGCCAACGATGTGACTGCGCGCGACCTGCAGCGGAAGGACGTGCAGTTCACCCGCGCCAAGAGCTTCGACAGCTTTTGCCCCATCGGCCCGTTCGTGGAGACCGATCTCGACCCTGGGAACGTGGGCATCCGCGTCATGGTGAACGGCGCGCTGCGCCAAGACGGGCACACGGGGGACATGGTCTTCCCGGTGCCGGAGCTGCTGGCGTACATCTCTGCGGTGATGACGCTGCTTCCCGGCGACCTGGTGCTGACGGGCACGCCCGCCGGCGTGGGCCCCTTGGTGAGTGGTGACGTGGTGCAGGTGGCGCTCAGCGGGCTCGGGCTGCTCACCAACCCAGTGACGACGCGGGTGCGCCAGTCTGTTATCGTCGAGGGATGA
- a CDS encoding DUF2868 domain-containing protein: MTSEAESPPLTFGELVDLEVGLRQDADAPRELLEADAARVREQPLPSGRRALLRAWVESTRARRDYGTLGATWEHGIAAASALLFVGMTAAGWGVGAGLFHYTGEHPVNVLTVLVILVGAQVALLLLTLISLMVLRISPNAYEGIPLLDMLRALVRNLGGVLARAFAQRSPARASALRQAMGYARSRHGLYGHVERLMILRSLQLAAVGFNLGALSNLLFTVSVSDLAFSWATTLSWTPEGLARVLATAATPWSWAWPAACPDEALLRATQYSRLDAAFEGAGLGSRGGLGAGRWWPFLAMCVAVYALFPRLLMLLGSQLALRRAFARVSLDTPEIEKLERRLRGPVVQRSRPEDPADTRPLGVGAEPVLAPTATRDAVHAVCVRWRDARFRVGDLDTLLRDTFGVTREGTVGAAGGYDYADDEAVLERVRALGAAKTPVFVVAEPWASPDRAFKRFVAALRESAGSTRHLNVLLTSGGLPSDRELWAGYLAELGDPYLALDPDAAVTSESA; encoded by the coding sequence ATGACCAGCGAGGCGGAGTCGCCCCCGCTGACGTTCGGGGAGCTGGTGGATCTGGAGGTTGGTCTCCGCCAGGACGCCGACGCCCCGCGTGAGCTGTTGGAAGCGGACGCCGCGCGTGTGCGCGAGCAGCCGCTCCCCAGCGGGCGCCGCGCCCTGCTGCGCGCGTGGGTGGAGAGCACGCGCGCACGCCGCGACTACGGCACGCTGGGCGCCACGTGGGAGCACGGCATCGCTGCCGCAAGCGCCTTGCTGTTCGTGGGCATGACCGCCGCGGGCTGGGGTGTGGGCGCGGGCCTCTTCCACTACACGGGCGAGCACCCCGTCAACGTCCTCACCGTGCTGGTCATCTTGGTTGGCGCGCAGGTGGCGCTGCTGCTGCTCACGCTCATCTCGCTGATGGTGCTGCGCATCTCGCCCAACGCCTACGAGGGCATCCCGTTGCTGGACATGCTGCGCGCGCTGGTGCGCAACCTGGGCGGGGTCCTGGCGCGGGCGTTCGCGCAGCGCAGCCCGGCGCGGGCCAGCGCGCTGCGGCAGGCCATGGGTTATGCGCGCTCGCGCCACGGGCTCTACGGCCACGTGGAGCGGCTGATGATCCTGCGGTCGCTGCAGCTGGCCGCAGTGGGCTTCAACCTGGGCGCGCTGAGCAACCTGCTGTTCACCGTGTCGGTGTCCGACTTGGCATTCTCCTGGGCCACCACGCTGAGCTGGACGCCGGAGGGCCTGGCCCGCGTCTTGGCCACCGCCGCCACGCCCTGGAGCTGGGCCTGGCCTGCCGCGTGCCCGGACGAGGCGCTGCTGCGCGCCACACAGTACTCGCGCCTGGACGCCGCGTTCGAGGGCGCCGGCCTCGGCTCGCGCGGGGGCCTGGGCGCGGGTCGCTGGTGGCCCTTCTTGGCCATGTGCGTGGCGGTCTACGCGCTCTTCCCGCGGCTGCTCATGCTGCTGGGCAGCCAGCTGGCGCTGCGCCGCGCGTTCGCGCGCGTGTCGCTGGACACCCCCGAGATCGAGAAGCTGGAGCGCCGCCTGCGCGGGCCCGTGGTGCAGCGCTCGCGCCCCGAGGACCCGGCCGACACCCGGCCGCTAGGAGTGGGCGCAGAGCCCGTGCTGGCGCCCACCGCCACGCGCGACGCGGTGCACGCCGTGTGTGTGCGCTGGCGTGATGCGCGCTTCCGTGTGGGCGACCTGGACACGCTCCTGCGCGACACGTTCGGCGTCACGCGCGAGGGGACCGTGGGCGCTGCGGGCGGCTACGACTACGCCGACGACGAAGCCGTGCTCGAGCGCGTGCGCGCGCTGGGCGCCGCCAAGACCCCCGTGTTCGTGGTGGCCGAGCCGTGGGCCTCGCCAGACCGCGCATTCAAGCGCTTCGTGGCGGCGCTGCGCGAGTCCGCAGGCAGCACGCGGCACCTGAACGTGCTGCTCACCTCGGGAGGCTTGCCGTCCGACCGCGAGCTGTGGGCCGGCTACTTGGCCGAGCTGGGTGACCCATACTTGGCGCTCGACCCGGACGCCGCCGTCACGTCGGAGAGCGCATGA
- a CDS encoding DUF3482 domain-containing protein translates to MSVQVPSTVPTFAVVGRVNKGKSSVIASLIENDRVKISPRPGTTTECVRYDVAVDGQTLFSVIDTPGFEDAPRALYWMKSRERSAAERPGLVREFVQTFAGTDEFIEECRLLQPILDGACILYVVNGDEPYRPNYEAEMEILRYTGRPTMALINRSTSGRYLDEWQRALDQFFKLVRLFDAHGVTYQDRRALLEAFRLLTPQFSGQLDAALAGLALERRRRRYEVAGIAADLLVDALSFHLTIVLREDQALDLERARLEREFHDRLRQLETAAHRKMAEVFLHRLEGWSPETAAELEGGADLFAEETWDVMGLSPTTLVALSTLSGAAAGGALDAAVGGASFMAGAMIGGLGGLGIGVYEVNRRFASASHLKDQVESALNATRGGQRIRVGPHPSLNFPFVLLARAVLHFERIRAWAHAVAELPAPPSQPGATLAGLDGSARKRLADLFRQVRKKHRNVPRELRWEIHQTVRGLLDATVGEDEN, encoded by the coding sequence ATGAGCGTGCAGGTGCCGAGCACGGTCCCCACGTTCGCCGTGGTGGGCCGAGTGAACAAGGGCAAGTCCAGCGTCATCGCGAGCTTGATCGAGAACGACCGCGTCAAGATCTCGCCGCGGCCGGGCACCACCACCGAGTGTGTGCGCTACGACGTGGCCGTCGACGGACAGACCCTCTTCAGCGTCATCGACACGCCCGGCTTCGAGGATGCTCCGCGCGCGCTCTACTGGATGAAGTCCCGCGAACGCAGCGCCGCCGAACGCCCTGGGCTGGTGCGCGAGTTCGTGCAGACCTTCGCGGGCACCGACGAGTTCATCGAAGAGTGCCGTCTGCTGCAGCCCATCTTGGACGGCGCCTGCATCTTGTACGTGGTGAACGGCGACGAGCCCTATCGGCCCAACTACGAGGCCGAGATGGAGATCCTCCGCTACACGGGGCGGCCCACCATGGCGCTCATCAACCGCAGCACCAGCGGGCGGTATCTCGACGAGTGGCAGCGGGCCCTCGACCAGTTCTTCAAGCTGGTGCGGCTGTTCGACGCGCACGGCGTCACCTACCAGGACCGGCGCGCGCTGCTGGAGGCGTTCCGCCTGCTCACGCCACAGTTCAGCGGGCAGCTGGATGCGGCGCTGGCGGGTCTGGCGCTCGAGCGCAGGCGGCGGCGCTATGAAGTGGCCGGCATCGCGGCGGACCTCTTGGTGGACGCGCTCAGCTTCCACCTCACCATCGTGCTGCGCGAAGACCAGGCGCTGGACCTCGAGCGCGCGCGGCTCGAGCGTGAGTTCCACGACCGCCTGCGGCAGCTGGAGACGGCCGCGCACCGCAAGATGGCCGAGGTGTTCCTGCACCGCCTCGAAGGCTGGTCCCCCGAGACGGCGGCCGAGCTCGAAGGCGGCGCGGACCTCTTCGCCGAAGAGACCTGGGACGTGATGGGGCTGTCCCCCACCACGCTGGTCGCCCTTTCCACGCTGAGCGGTGCAGCGGCCGGCGGGGCGCTCGACGCCGCCGTGGGCGGGGCGTCGTTCATGGCGGGCGCGATGATCGGCGGCCTCGGGGGCCTCGGCATCGGCGTCTACGAAGTGAACCGGCGCTTCGCGAGCGCCAGCCACCTGAAGGACCAGGTGGAGTCCGCGCTCAACGCCACACGCGGCGGGCAGCGCATCCGCGTGGGGCCGCACCCCTCGCTCAACTTCCCGTTCGTGCTCCTGGCGCGCGCCGTGCTGCACTTCGAGCGCATCCGCGCGTGGGCCCACGCCGTCGCCGAGCTGCCTGCGCCTCCCTCTCAGCCGGGCGCCACCCTGGCAGGGCTGGACGGCTCCGCGCGCAAGCGGCTGGCCGACCTCTTCCGCCAGGTTCGCAAGAAGCACCGCAACGTGCCGCGCGAGCTGCGCTGGGAAATCCACCAGACCGTACGCGGGCTGCTCGACGCGACGGTGGGCGAAGACGAGAACTGA
- the cysC gene encoding adenylyl-sulfate kinase yields MSQPKASNLTFHIGELSREARTRAHGHRGVTLWLTGLSGSGKSTLSHRVERLLTERGVFAYVLDGDNVRHGLNRDLGFAPEDRTENIRRVGQVAKLFTDAGAVVLTAFISPYREDRASVRATMPEGDFLEVHVAAGLDVCETRDVKGLYKKARAGEIPDFTGISAPYEEPEAPELRVDTGSQDVDASAREVIAYLEAQGYLSAG; encoded by the coding sequence ATGTCGCAACCCAAGGCGAGCAACCTCACGTTCCACATCGGCGAGCTGAGCCGCGAGGCCCGCACGCGCGCCCACGGGCACCGCGGGGTCACGCTGTGGCTCACGGGCCTGAGTGGCTCTGGCAAGAGCACGCTCTCGCACCGCGTGGAGCGCCTGCTCACCGAGCGCGGTGTGTTCGCCTACGTGCTCGACGGCGACAACGTGCGCCACGGGCTCAACCGCGACCTGGGCTTCGCGCCCGAGGACCGCACGGAGAACATCCGCCGGGTGGGGCAGGTGGCCAAGCTCTTCACCGACGCGGGCGCCGTGGTGCTGACCGCGTTCATCTCGCCGTACCGCGAAGACCGCGCGAGCGTGCGCGCGACCATGCCGGAGGGCGACTTCCTCGAGGTGCACGTGGCCGCTGGGTTGGACGTGTGCGAGACGCGCGACGTGAAGGGCCTGTACAAGAAGGCACGGGCGGGGGAGATCCCGGACTTCACGGGCATCAGCGCGCCCTATGAAGAACCCGAGGCCCCGGAGCTGCGGGTGGACACCGGCAGCCAGGACGTGGACGCGAGCGCGCGCGAGGTCATCGCGTACTTGGAAGCGCAGGGGTACCTGAGCGCGGGGTGA